The following proteins come from a genomic window of Flavobacteriaceae bacterium MAR_2010_188:
- a CDS encoding Endonuclease YncB, thermonuclease family gives MTYRLIITIFFILFNLSGFCQTISGKVVGIMDGDTFKMLTKDSTLVRVRLANIDCPENKQPYSKKAKEFTANALFGKEVTISSQKTDRYKRYISDVVYNDSLSLTHQLLKAGLAWHFIRYSNDSTLQKVEDLARINHLGLWKDTNPIAPWEWRKNKKRKNN, from the coding sequence ATGACCTATCGATTAATAATTACAATATTTTTTATTTTATTTAATCTTAGTGGATTTTGCCAAACAATTAGTGGAAAAGTCGTGGGTATAATGGACGGCGATACTTTTAAGATGCTTACTAAAGATTCTACTCTCGTAAGGGTAAGATTAGCAAACATTGACTGTCCGGAAAACAAACAGCCATATTCTAAAAAGGCTAAAGAATTCACGGCAAATGCTCTATTTGGAAAGGAAGTGACCATAAGCTCACAGAAAACCGATCGTTACAAGCGCTATATCAGTGACGTTGTCTATAATGATTCCTTAAGTTTAACCCATCAACTGCTTAAAGCTGGTCTCGCTTGGCACTTTATAAGATACTCCAACGATAGTACTTTGCAAAAAGTAGAGGATTTGGCGAGGATTAACCATCTTGGCTTATGGAAAGACACCAATCCTATTGCACCATGGGAATGGCGAAAAAATAAGAAAAGGAAAAATAACTGA